In Terriglobus sp. TAA 43, a single window of DNA contains:
- a CDS encoding MFS transporter, translating to MSLASDDPKNGHASSYRWWLIAMLWCVCFCNYADRQAIFSIFPLLRTDLHLTDLQLGVVGSSFMWMYALAGPLAGWLSDRVSPRNVILGALAFWSVVTGATAVCHSFGSMVLFRTLGGLGEAFYFPAAMALIGMYHSASTRSRAMALHQSGVYAGTIGGGALSGLIAQEHGWRSSFLIFGVAGVVLMVILAMALRHPPEKTASSNNESRADFFSGVRNVLANGRVLTLICVFIGANFVAVVFLTWLPTYLYTKFHLSLANAGFSATAYLQMASVTGVLLGGLLADRFASKLTGGRQLIQAAGLFLGVPFLFLTGWSLSMAGLIVGMIGFGFFKGMYDANIFASLYDVIPVERRGVAAGTMNSLGWLGGGFAPILIAKAAGRYGLGVCMSATSLIYLCLGVVLLLLVRNMRKQATTADHIA from the coding sequence ATGTCGCTAGCCTCTGATGATCCAAAGAACGGCCACGCCAGCTCGTATCGCTGGTGGTTGATTGCCATGCTGTGGTGCGTCTGCTTCTGCAATTACGCAGACCGCCAGGCCATCTTCTCCATCTTTCCGCTGTTGCGTACGGATCTGCATCTGACGGATCTGCAATTGGGTGTGGTGGGTTCGTCGTTCATGTGGATGTACGCGCTTGCAGGTCCACTGGCAGGATGGCTTTCGGATCGTGTTTCTCCGCGCAACGTGATCCTTGGCGCGCTGGCCTTCTGGTCTGTGGTGACGGGTGCAACGGCGGTGTGCCATAGCTTCGGCAGCATGGTTTTGTTCCGAACGCTTGGCGGCTTGGGTGAAGCTTTCTATTTCCCCGCGGCGATGGCGCTGATCGGTATGTATCACTCGGCTTCGACCCGTTCGCGTGCCATGGCGCTCCACCAGTCTGGTGTGTATGCCGGAACCATCGGCGGCGGTGCACTTTCAGGATTGATCGCGCAGGAACACGGATGGCGTAGTTCCTTCTTGATCTTCGGTGTTGCGGGAGTCGTGTTGATGGTGATTCTGGCGATGGCTTTGCGTCACCCGCCAGAGAAGACAGCGTCCAGCAACAATGAAAGCCGAGCAGACTTCTTTAGCGGCGTGCGCAATGTCTTGGCTAACGGCCGCGTGCTTACGCTGATTTGCGTGTTCATTGGCGCGAACTTCGTCGCTGTTGTGTTCCTGACATGGTTGCCCACCTACCTGTACACCAAATTCCACCTAAGCCTTGCCAATGCAGGTTTTAGCGCGACAGCATATCTGCAGATGGCGTCAGTTACGGGCGTTTTGCTGGGCGGCTTGCTGGCCGATCGGTTCGCATCGAAGCTTACTGGTGGACGCCAGTTGATCCAGGCGGCAGGCTTGTTCCTGGGGGTGCCATTCCTCTTCCTCACAGGATGGTCGTTGTCCATGGCGGGACTGATCGTGGGAATGATCGGCTTCGGGTTTTTCAAGGGCATGTACGACGCGAATATCTTCGCTTCGTTGTATGACGTAATTCCCGTGGAACGCCGCGGTGTGGCGGCGGGGACGATGAATTCGCTGGGATGGCTGGGTGGCGGATTTGCGCCCATCCTGATTGCGAAGGCTGCGGGACGCTATGGCCTGGGCGTCTGTATGAGCGCGACCTCGCTCATCTACCTCTGCCTGGGTGTGGTGCTTCTGCTGTTGGTGCGGAACATGCGAAAGCAGGCCACAACAGCAGATCACATCGCGTAA
- the fucP gene encoding L-fucose:H+ symporter permease, giving the protein MNPVIIRTEASADSAESEVPSLNARDHAMASHHVPARLIPAGAVRPFALVASLFFLWGIPNSMNDVLIRQFMKSFSLTRFEAGLVQSAFYLGYFVLALPAGLMMRRYGYKRGLVTGLCLFAAGCFLFLPAAISGTYTFFLGALFVVASGLAFLETASNPFVAQLGPEATSERRLNLAQAFNPLGCITGVLLGTIFIFSGVELSPAEVAVKQADHTYASYLHMETLRVVTPYLVIGGIALVWALLIGATTFPKLDANDESCETPSGNWRSLLHKPHFLFGVFAQFIQCGSQVCMWSYFIQYSKEYVNLSDKKAGLLLTCILIIFGIGRFVSTALMQRFSASSLMTCYGLTNAGLLLFAMFFPTWAGVIALLLTSFFLSVMFPTIFAFGIKDLGPNTNIGGSFIVMAIVGGAVFTPIMGWLAETLHSTAHAFVIPMLGMAGVAAYAAYMGQYEKRRVADCAAHA; this is encoded by the coding sequence ATGAACCCTGTAATCATTCGCACGGAAGCCAGTGCTGACAGCGCAGAGTCAGAAGTCCCATCTCTCAATGCAAGAGATCATGCAATGGCAAGCCACCATGTTCCTGCGCGATTAATTCCTGCAGGTGCAGTCCGGCCTTTTGCCTTGGTCGCTAGCCTGTTCTTCTTGTGGGGCATTCCGAACAGCATGAACGACGTGTTGATCCGTCAGTTCATGAAATCGTTCTCGCTGACTCGCTTTGAAGCGGGGCTCGTGCAGTCGGCTTTCTATCTCGGATACTTCGTTCTTGCATTGCCCGCAGGCTTAATGATGAGGCGCTACGGTTACAAGCGCGGACTCGTCACAGGCCTATGCCTGTTCGCCGCAGGATGTTTTTTGTTTCTACCTGCAGCCATCTCTGGCACATACACTTTTTTTCTGGGGGCACTATTCGTAGTTGCAAGCGGGCTCGCCTTTCTCGAAACAGCCTCCAACCCGTTCGTTGCACAGCTTGGCCCTGAGGCAACGTCAGAACGCCGCCTCAACCTGGCACAGGCATTCAATCCGCTGGGATGCATCACCGGAGTCCTGCTCGGCACAATCTTTATCTTCTCGGGCGTTGAACTTTCACCTGCGGAAGTGGCCGTTAAGCAGGCCGATCACACCTATGCAAGCTATCTGCACATGGAAACACTGCGCGTCGTCACACCATATCTGGTGATTGGCGGGATCGCGCTGGTGTGGGCTTTACTCATTGGCGCAACAACGTTTCCCAAGCTCGATGCGAATGATGAAAGCTGCGAAACTCCCAGCGGTAACTGGCGTTCGTTACTTCACAAGCCGCACTTTCTGTTTGGCGTCTTCGCACAGTTCATCCAATGCGGCTCGCAGGTTTGCATGTGGAGTTACTTCATTCAGTACTCCAAGGAATACGTAAACCTAAGCGACAAAAAAGCAGGCCTTCTGCTCACCTGCATTCTGATCATCTTCGGCATTGGACGCTTCGTTTCCACTGCGCTCATGCAGCGCTTTAGTGCAAGCAGCCTTATGACATGCTACGGCCTGACCAACGCGGGACTGCTTCTCTTCGCCATGTTTTTCCCCACATGGGCTGGCGTAATCGCACTCCTGCTGACCAGCTTCTTCCTTTCGGTGATGTTCCCAACCATCTTTGCGTTTGGAATTAAAGACCTCGGCCCCAACACCAATATCGGCGGATCATTCATCGTAATGGCAATCGTTGGCGGTGCCGTATTCACACCGATTATGGGATGGCTCGCAGAAACATTGCACAGCACCGCGCACGCCTTTGTAATCCCCATGCTGGGCATGGCTGGGGTTGCAGCTTATGCAGCATACATGGGCCAGTACGAAAAGCGTCGCGTTGCAGATTGCGCGGCGCACGCATAA
- a CDS encoding HpcH/HpaI aldolase/citrate lyase family protein, giving the protein MSNEYAADRHPSSSDTWSVVRERLNAGEFVLGMTVTSNNVETAAHAATLGFHFLWCEMEHSSLSLESLRTMVLATRGLPAPVFARVPWPEVWLAKRVLDQGVQGVIFPFVSDVERARKAVQGCHYPPFGRRGSGAGLAVATWPAPGSYYDSADANVLVVCVIEEAEAVERIEEIAAMPGIDVIFIGVSDLSFSLGLRGRQDEPLLEEAITKIVAAAQRNDKWLGRPAGSAEDVRRFHQQGFQFFQSLTELGLMKLGAKALLEPLGIKDKPQEQTTFY; this is encoded by the coding sequence ATGTCCAATGAATATGCCGCAGATCGGCACCCATCCTCTAGCGACACGTGGAGTGTCGTGCGCGAAAGACTGAATGCGGGCGAGTTTGTCCTGGGCATGACCGTCACCTCGAACAACGTGGAGACAGCAGCGCACGCTGCCACGCTCGGCTTCCACTTCCTCTGGTGCGAGATGGAGCACTCTTCCCTCTCGCTGGAATCGTTGCGCACGATGGTACTCGCTACGCGTGGTTTGCCGGCACCCGTGTTCGCACGCGTTCCATGGCCTGAGGTGTGGCTCGCCAAGCGCGTTCTCGATCAAGGTGTGCAAGGTGTCATCTTCCCCTTCGTCTCCGATGTAGAGCGCGCACGGAAGGCTGTGCAGGGCTGCCACTATCCTCCGTTCGGACGCCGCGGTTCAGGTGCAGGTCTCGCAGTCGCCACATGGCCCGCACCGGGCAGCTATTACGACTCCGCAGACGCCAACGTGCTGGTGGTATGCGTAATCGAAGAAGCAGAAGCTGTGGAGAGGATTGAAGAGATTGCCGCCATGCCCGGCATCGACGTCATCTTCATCGGCGTCAGCGATCTGTCCTTCTCTCTGGGCCTGCGTGGCCGTCAGGATGAGCCTCTACTGGAAGAAGCTATTACGAAAATCGTTGCAGCAGCACAGCGCAACGACAAATGGCTTGGGCGCCCCGCAGGCAGCGCAGAAGATGTGCGCCGCTTTCACCAGCAGGGTTTCCAGTTCTTCCAATCCTTAACGGAATTGGGACTGATGAAGCTTGGCGCCAAAGCCCTTCTGGAACCGCTGGGAATCAAAGACAAGCCGCAGGAACAAACAACCTTCTACTAG
- a CDS encoding substrate-binding domain-containing protein, protein MSVFEGLQRDILSGKFARGKRLPSETELCLRYKVSRPTAARALRELQQMGVIVRRSGAGNYLASEPVVQTAKTHTLGIFVPGLGKTEILDPICNEITRFAQTLGCAVLWGDATTPIVTGGDALQLCNEFIARKVDGVFFAPFESIPDRSHWNRKLADKLSQQEIPIVLLDRDLGEYPSRSEFDLVGIDNVAASIAITTHLLEQGRKKVCFVARDNFPSTTDLRLLGCREAVRRFGLKARHQIPYFGDPADPKFVSNLLKVSEPDAILCSNDQTAALLMRTLAQLKRGIPDEIAVAGFDDVHYSTLLTPPLTTMRQPCRELAQTAVKTLLERIQKPDLPSRQILHSHTLVVRQSTIASDAQA, encoded by the coding sequence ATGTCAGTATTCGAGGGGTTGCAGCGGGACATTCTCAGTGGGAAGTTTGCGCGTGGAAAGCGCCTTCCGAGCGAGACAGAACTCTGCTTGCGCTATAAAGTTTCTCGGCCCACGGCTGCTCGAGCTTTGCGTGAATTGCAACAGATGGGCGTTATCGTGCGGCGTTCCGGAGCGGGGAATTACCTGGCGTCGGAACCGGTCGTGCAAACGGCAAAGACGCATACGCTCGGCATCTTCGTGCCGGGTCTGGGTAAGACAGAGATTCTTGATCCCATCTGCAACGAGATCACCCGTTTCGCACAGACGCTTGGGTGCGCCGTGTTGTGGGGTGATGCCACGACTCCCATTGTGACCGGCGGCGATGCGCTTCAGCTTTGCAATGAGTTCATCGCTCGCAAAGTGGATGGTGTTTTCTTTGCGCCGTTTGAATCCATTCCGGATCGGAGCCACTGGAATCGCAAGCTTGCGGATAAGTTAAGCCAACAGGAAATTCCGATCGTACTGTTGGATCGCGATTTGGGTGAATATCCTTCGCGCAGCGAGTTTGACCTGGTGGGTATCGACAATGTCGCAGCCTCGATTGCGATCACGACACACCTGCTGGAACAGGGGCGCAAGAAGGTTTGCTTTGTCGCGCGCGACAACTTTCCTTCGACCACCGATCTTCGACTCCTGGGGTGTCGTGAGGCGGTGCGTCGATTTGGTTTGAAGGCCCGACACCAGATCCCGTACTTCGGCGATCCTGCTGATCCCAAGTTCGTTTCGAATCTGCTGAAAGTCTCGGAGCCGGATGCAATTCTTTGCTCCAACGATCAAACGGCAGCGTTGCTCATGCGGACACTTGCGCAGTTGAAGCGCGGGATTCCTGATGAGATTGCAGTGGCGGGCTTTGACGATGTGCATTACTCCACGTTGTTGACACCACCTCTGACGACGATGCGACAGCCTTGTCGTGAACTAGCCCAAACTGCGGTGAAAACGCTGCTGGAGCGCATTCAAAAGCCGGATCTCCCGTCCCGTCAGATACTCCATTCGCACACGCTGGTGGTTCGTCAATCGACAATCGCGTCGGACGCGCAGGCGTAA
- a CDS encoding GntR family transcriptional regulator: protein MPRRSKTHHPGPKPSVRMKAYQLIQQKIASGELRAGSLLSELALARELGSSRTPIREAAGQLLAEGLLELSPGGGLLVTQLTRQAIVDLYELREALEVFAVGRAAQNGVRPADKERLEGLLAETQVLLKELKSSGSAELNAEQMKRFTVADLGFHSLLIRIASNARILKVVNDTRLMMRIFAIQRSGHRRDELERIHRHHRAILQAVLQCNPEEARRLLAEHIQASGSERLEQFDRWERENHLAALESATPYAM, encoded by the coding sequence GTGCCCCGTCGCTCGAAAACACATCACCCCGGCCCCAAACCGTCCGTAAGGATGAAGGCGTACCAACTCATCCAACAGAAGATCGCCTCGGGCGAGCTTCGCGCCGGATCACTCCTTAGCGAACTCGCCCTTGCGCGCGAACTGGGCAGCAGCCGCACCCCCATCCGCGAAGCCGCTGGCCAGTTGTTGGCGGAAGGACTACTGGAACTTAGCCCGGGTGGCGGCCTCCTCGTGACGCAACTCACACGTCAGGCCATCGTTGACCTGTATGAATTGCGCGAGGCTCTGGAAGTGTTCGCAGTCGGCCGTGCCGCGCAGAATGGTGTGCGGCCCGCGGATAAGGAGCGGCTGGAAGGTTTGCTGGCGGAAACACAGGTGTTGCTGAAAGAGTTGAAGAGCAGTGGTTCCGCAGAGCTAAACGCCGAACAGATGAAGCGGTTCACCGTTGCAGACCTCGGCTTCCACTCGCTTCTGATTCGAATCGCGTCCAACGCGCGCATCCTCAAGGTGGTCAATGACACGCGACTGATGATGCGCATCTTCGCCATTCAGCGTAGCGGCCATCGCCGCGACGAGTTGGAACGCATCCATCGCCATCACCGTGCGATTCTGCAAGCTGTTCTGCAGTGCAATCCTGAAGAAGCCCGACGTCTGCTGGCCGAGCATATTCAGGCCAGCGGAAGCGAACGATTGGAGCAATTCGATCGCTGGGAGCGCGAAAACCACCTTGCAGCGTTGGAATCCGCCACACCTTACGCGATGTGA
- a CDS encoding glycoside hydrolase family 38 C-terminal domain-containing protein has product MYSTPRFLAVLASVATLAVPLMAQSNVAPSYKFSPQGQAVVQRLSSFASLDAREWQYHEGPIEHGENPALDTSNWKTIKLPFVAPKEEIWIRRWIEVPKTLNGYDLTGARITFKVDVGGYGPGRGYLYEVIYYNGRKDTEGTYIGPRTVIDSAKPGDKILIAVKMPPSTDIKHFEGAYVDVNFVPNRPDPTALATELASAAELLPALISDKDQLAAQEKLLDAAASSVNLSALDHNDQAAFDASMVKAQAALEPLQPVLKKFFIQLTGDAHIDAAWLWTASEGVDQVHFTFASAIEMMHEYPQYIFSQSSAQYYEWIEEKFPALFSEIQKRVKEGRWEPVGGMWIEPDLNMTDGESQVRQLLLGKRYFQKKFNYDVKIGWNVDSFGYDWQLPQIYKKSGIDYFVTQKLRYNDTNQLPLKLFWWQSPDGSRVLSYFPHDIVKDTEASEIAHDAAVAIELNPGQKQLMHVYGPSLGRLNIYDARTAIQNGINWSNPKRVYPRVEFRTSQAFFDDMNAQVATTGMPVWNYKTLAAGNTRLPASAAGKISLPVWNDEIYLEHHRGTYTTHSDQKAHMRRSDQWLLDAEKFSSLAWLSGLNYPGESFTQAWKKKAFNEFHDVASGTAIAAAYVDAKHDYDEAHRIANEAEENAISELQHHINTAAQPGVPVIVWNSLSWDRSDAVTATVQMPHATPAGISVLDANNQPVPMQVLSQDKVTNTYQLLLKPKSVPAIGYTVLHAVPGQRAVPSDLSVHGTTLENNLLRVTLDPKTGCITSLYRKDTKFESIAPDQCGNKLETFVDLGRGLTEVNLDSIRVEDAWNIDKGYDKNETDITQLDSIQTIEHGPLRSVIQIKRHWSKSTFVQDITLYANSPRVDVVNDIDWHETHVLLKASFPLTATSANATYEIPYGSIERPTTRDNAIDAARFEVSAQKWADLGNSEHGLSLINDSKYGYDALGNTLRLSLLRAPLYPDPTADRGHHHFGYSLYPHAATWKQADTVLRGYEFNYPMQAVQAIAHGGDLPSNHSLVHAAQHNIVVTAIKKSEDDDSLTVRFYEWAGEKTRAKITIPAGATQATETNLMEQPVKDSSAQVALHGNEVEFNAEPYSINTVRLVYPSRGNSMWHTQSTQPAAK; this is encoded by the coding sequence ATGTATTCCACGCCGCGTTTCCTTGCCGTGCTCGCCTCCGTTGCGACTCTCGCTGTGCCGCTGATGGCGCAGTCCAACGTTGCGCCTTCTTACAAGTTCTCTCCACAGGGGCAAGCTGTTGTGCAGCGGCTGTCCTCGTTTGCATCGCTCGACGCGCGCGAATGGCAGTATCACGAAGGGCCGATTGAACATGGTGAAAACCCAGCCCTCGATACTTCTAACTGGAAGACGATCAAGCTTCCGTTTGTTGCGCCGAAGGAAGAGATTTGGATTCGTCGGTGGATCGAGGTGCCGAAGACACTGAATGGCTACGATCTAACGGGCGCGCGCATTACGTTCAAAGTGGACGTCGGTGGTTATGGCCCGGGCCGCGGGTACCTGTATGAAGTGATCTATTACAACGGCCGTAAGGACACAGAAGGAACATACATTGGACCACGCACTGTCATTGATAGCGCGAAGCCTGGCGACAAGATTCTGATCGCGGTGAAGATGCCGCCGAGCACGGACATCAAGCATTTTGAAGGTGCTTATGTTGATGTGAACTTTGTGCCGAATCGTCCGGATCCGACTGCGCTTGCTACGGAGCTTGCTTCAGCGGCAGAGCTTCTGCCAGCTCTTATCTCAGATAAGGATCAGCTCGCAGCTCAGGAGAAGCTTCTGGATGCAGCAGCATCTTCTGTTAATTTGAGCGCGCTGGATCACAACGATCAGGCTGCTTTTGATGCTTCCATGGTTAAGGCACAAGCTGCGCTGGAGCCGTTGCAACCGGTGCTCAAGAAATTCTTCATCCAACTTACCGGCGACGCACACATTGATGCGGCCTGGTTGTGGACTGCCTCTGAAGGTGTTGATCAGGTCCACTTCACGTTCGCCAGCGCGATTGAGATGATGCACGAATATCCGCAGTACATCTTCTCGCAGTCCAGCGCGCAGTACTACGAGTGGATCGAAGAGAAGTTTCCTGCACTGTTCAGCGAGATTCAGAAGCGTGTGAAGGAAGGGCGTTGGGAGCCGGTGGGCGGCATGTGGATTGAGCCCGACCTCAACATGACCGATGGCGAATCGCAGGTGCGCCAGTTGTTGCTGGGCAAGCGGTACTTCCAGAAAAAGTTCAACTATGACGTCAAGATTGGATGGAACGTTGATTCCTTCGGTTACGACTGGCAGCTTCCGCAGATTTATAAAAAGTCCGGTATCGATTACTTCGTTACGCAGAAGCTCCGTTATAACGACACGAATCAATTGCCGCTAAAACTTTTCTGGTGGCAGTCACCGGATGGCAGCCGTGTGCTTTCGTACTTCCCGCACGACATCGTGAAAGACACGGAAGCGTCTGAGATTGCGCATGACGCGGCTGTTGCGATAGAACTGAACCCAGGCCAGAAGCAACTGATGCACGTCTACGGACCCAGCCTTGGCCGTCTCAATATCTACGATGCACGCACGGCCATTCAGAACGGCATCAACTGGTCAAACCCGAAGCGTGTCTATCCGCGTGTGGAGTTCCGTACGTCGCAGGCATTCTTTGATGACATGAATGCGCAGGTAGCTACGACTGGCATGCCCGTCTGGAACTACAAAACGCTTGCCGCAGGAAACACGCGGTTGCCAGCATCTGCTGCGGGCAAGATCAGCCTGCCTGTGTGGAACGATGAAATCTATCTCGAGCATCATCGCGGCACTTACACCACACACAGCGACCAGAAGGCCCATATGCGTCGCAGTGATCAGTGGCTGTTGGATGCGGAGAAGTTTTCGTCGCTCGCATGGCTGAGTGGACTGAACTATCCCGGTGAATCCTTCACGCAGGCATGGAAGAAGAAGGCGTTCAACGAGTTTCATGATGTCGCATCGGGGACTGCGATTGCTGCAGCATATGTCGATGCAAAGCATGACTACGACGAAGCGCATCGCATCGCCAATGAAGCTGAGGAGAATGCTATCAGCGAGTTGCAGCACCACATCAACACGGCAGCGCAGCCGGGCGTTCCTGTCATTGTGTGGAACAGCCTGAGCTGGGATCGTTCAGATGCGGTCACCGCCACGGTGCAGATGCCACATGCAACACCGGCCGGCATCAGCGTGCTTGACGCGAATAATCAACCCGTACCCATGCAGGTGTTGTCGCAGGACAAGGTGACCAACACATATCAGCTATTGCTGAAGCCGAAGAGTGTACCCGCGATTGGATACACCGTGCTGCATGCCGTTCCCGGTCAGCGCGCGGTCCCAAGCGATCTTTCTGTACATGGCACAACGCTGGAAAACAACTTGCTGCGCGTCACGCTTGATCCGAAGACTGGATGCATTACGAGCCTGTATCGCAAGGACACAAAGTTTGAGAGCATCGCTCCCGACCAATGTGGCAACAAGCTTGAGACATTTGTTGACTTGGGCCGCGGCCTGACGGAAGTAAATCTCGACAGCATCCGTGTTGAAGACGCGTGGAATATCGACAAGGGATACGACAAGAACGAAACCGATATCACACAACTCGACAGCATCCAAACAATCGAGCACGGCCCACTGCGTTCCGTCATTCAGATCAAGCGGCATTGGAGCAAGTCCACCTTTGTGCAGGACATTACCCTGTATGCCAACTCGCCTCGTGTCGACGTGGTGAATGACATTGATTGGCATGAGACTCACGTGCTGCTGAAAGCGAGTTTCCCGCTCACTGCAACCAGCGCGAATGCAACGTATGAAATTCCGTACGGCAGCATCGAGCGTCCTACTACGCGTGACAATGCCATTGATGCCGCGCGCTTTGAGGTCTCAGCACAGAAGTGGGCGGACCTGGGCAATAGCGAGCATGGCTTGAGCCTTATCAACGATTCGAAGTACGGATACGATGCGCTTGGCAATACGCTTCGCCTGTCATTGTTGCGTGCACCGCTCTATCCCGATCCAACGGCTGACCGTGGTCATCACCACTTCGGCTACTCGCTCTATCCGCATGCTGCTACGTGGAAGCAGGCCGATACAGTTCTGCGTGGATACGAATTTAACTATCCGATGCAGGCTGTGCAGGCGATTGCGCATGGCGGCGACCTCCCGTCGAATCACTCTCTTGTTCATGCTGCACAGCACAACATCGTTGTGACAGCGATCAAGAAGAGCGAGGATGATGACAGCCTCACAGTCCGCTTTTATGAATGGGCGGGCGAAAAGACGCGGGCGAAGATCACTATTCCCGCGGGCGCAACACAGGCAACGGAGACCAACCTGATGGAGCAGCCTGTAAAGGACTCCAGTGCGCAGGTCGCTCTGCACGGAAATGAAGTTGAATTCAACGCCGAGCCTTACTCCATCAACACTGTGCGTCTGGTTTATCCATCACGCGGCAACAGTATGTGGCATACGCAAAGCACGCAACCAGCAGCTAAGTAG